The Solanum lycopersicum chromosome 6, SLM_r2.1 genome has a window encoding:
- the LOC101267121 gene encoding casein kinase 1-like protein 10 produces MDHVVSGRFKLGRKIGSGSFGELYLGVNIQNGEEVAIKLESVKTKHPQLHYESKIYMLLQGGTGIPNLKWFGVEAEYNVMVIDLLGPSLEDLFNYCNRKFTLKTVLMLADQLINRVEYMHSRGFLHRDIKPDNFLMGLGRKANQVYAIDFGLAKKYRDLQTHKHIPYRENKNLTGTARYASVNTHLGVEQSRRDDLESLGYVLMYFLRGSLPWQGLKAGTKKQKYDKISEKKMLTPIEVLCKSYPSEFTSYFHYCRSLRFEDKPDYSYLKRLFRDLFIREGYQFDYVFDWTILKYPQIGASSRGRLPGGSAGLNAGPSAERPGRTSVGQDIRDRFSGAVEAFSRRNASGTGKHGEHSRQKTSEDMTSSKDVQADSERGRTLRNGSSSKRAAISSSRPSSSGDPTITDSRSSRLVSSNGRVSTTHRIHSGIEPKPSPFSRKGTRDDPLRSFEFLSIRK; encoded by the exons ATGGATCATGTTGTGAGTGGGAGGTTTAAGCTTGGAAGGAAGATTGGGAGTGGTTCTTTTGGTGAGCTTTATTTAG GTGTGAATATACAGAATGGAGAAGAAGTTGCCATTAAGCTG GAATCTGTCAAGACAAAGCACCCTCAACTTCATTACgagtcaaaaatatatatgcttCTCCAAGGAGGAA CCGGGATTCCCAATCTCAAATGGTTTGGAGTTGAGGCTGAGTACAATGTGATGGTCATTGACCTTCTTGGACCAAGTTTGGAAGACCTCTTCAACTATTGCAATAGGAAGTTCACTTTGAAAACAGTTTTAATGCTTGCAGATCAACTA ATTAATAGAGTTGAGTATATGCACTCACGAGGATTTCTCCACCGTGATATAAAGCCAGACAACTTTTTAATGGGCCTAGGTCGCAAAGCAAATCAG GTTTATGCCATCGACTTCGGGCTTGCCAAAAAGTATAGGGACCTACAGACTCACAAGCATATACCATACAG AGAAAACAAGAATCTGACCGGCACAGCTCGTTATGCCAGTGTCAACACACACCTTGGAGTTG AGCAAAGCAGGAGAGATGATTTGGAATCTCTTGGCTATGTGCTTATGTATTTTCTTAGAGGAAG CCTTCCATGGCAGGGTCTGAAAGCTGGTACCAAAAAACAGAAATATGATAAAATCAGTGAGAAGAAGATGTTAACTCCAATAGAG GTGCTATGCAAATCCTATCCTTCAGAATTTACATCATACTTCCACTATTGTCGATCGTTACGGTTTGAAGATAAGCCTGACTATTCATACTTGAAGAGGCTGTTCAGAGATTTGTTTATTCGTGAAG GTTATCAATTTGACTATGTTTTTGACTGGACCATTTTGAAGTATCCTCAGATCGGTGCCAGTTCTAGAGGACGG CTTCCTGGTGGAAGTGCCGGACTAAATGCTGGGCCATCTGCTGAAAGACCAGGACGGACATCAG TCGGACAAGATATTCGAGACAGATTTTCTGGTGCTGTTGAAGCATTTTCTAGAAGGAATGCTTCTGGTACGGGAAAGCATGGGGAACACTCCAGACAAAAGACTTCAGAGGACATGACTTCATCTAAAGATGTG CAAGCTGATTCAGAAAGAGGCCGTACTTTGAGAAACGGAAGCTCTTCAAAAAGGGCTGCCATTTCTAGCAGTAGACCAAGCTCTTCTGGTGATCCCACCATCACTGATAGTCGATCGAGCAGACTAGTGTCAAGCAATGGGCGTGTGTCTACCACACACAGAATTCATTCAGGTATCGAACCAAAACCATCACCATTCTCACGTAAGGGGACACGTGATGACCCTCTTCGGAGCTTCGAGTTTCTTTCAATCCGAAAGTAG
- the LOC101267610 gene encoding uncharacterized protein: MDSARGWFQKLSSTKKDPMAGDGKPPSAEEASNITKQRVAAAKQYIEKHYKEQMKNLQERKERRVLLEQKLADADVSQEDQTNLLKFLEKKETEYMRLQRHKMGADDFELLTMIGKGAFGEVRICREKTSGQVYAMKKLKKSEMLRRGQVEHVKAERNLLAEVDSDCIVKLYYSFQDDDYLYLVMEYLPGGDMMTLLMRKDILTEDEARFYVAETVLAIESIHKHNYVHRDIKPDNLLLDRYGHLKLSDFGLCKPLDCSTLEEKDFSVGDGANGGSKSESPTAPKRTQQEQLENWQKNRRMLAYSTVGTPDYIAPEVLQKKGYGMECDWWSLGAIMYEMLIGYPPFYSDDPMSTCRKIVNWKNHLKFPEEVKLSREAKDITSKLLCNVTERLGSNGTDEIKVHPWFKGIDWDKIYQMEAAFIPEVNDELDTQNFEKFEESESHSQSTSRSGPWRKMLSSKDINFVGYTYKNFKVVNDCQVPGMVDLEKTTGKPKKPTIKSLFGNESETSEENS; the protein is encoded by the exons ATGGATTCAGCAAGAGGTTGGTTCCAAAAATTGTCATCAACCAAGAAGGATCCAATGGCCGGTGATGGCAAGCCACCGTCAGCCGAAGAGGCTTCCAATATAACAAAGCAAAGGGTTGCTGCAGCAAAACAATACATTGAGAAACATTACAAGGAGCAGATGAAAAATTTGCAGGAGAGAAAAGAGCG TCGAGTTTTACTAGAACAAAAGCTGGCAGATGCCGATGTCTCACAGGAAGATCAAACTAACCTACTGAAATTTTTGGAAAAGAAGGAAACTGAATACATGCGACTCCAGAGGCATAAAATGGGAGCtgatgattttgaattattaacgATGATCGGAAAGGGTGCATTTGGAGAG GTCAGAATTTGTAGAGAAAAAACAAGTGGTCAGGTATATGCAATGAAGAAGCTAAAGAAATCAGAAATGCTTCGTAGAGGACAG GTTGAGCATGTGAAAGCTGAAAGGAATCTTCTTGCGGAGGTGGACAGTGATTGCATTGTCAAACTGTATTATTCTTTCCAAGATGACGATTATCTGTATCTTGTTATGGAATATCTACCCGGTGGGGATATGATGACACTACTCATGAGGAAGGATATATTGACTGAAGATGAAGCCAGATTTTATGTTGCAGAAACTGTTTTAGCAATTGAATCTATCCATAAACATAACTATGTACACAG AGACATTAAGCCTGATAACCTGCTACTCGATAGATATGGTCATTTAAAACTATCAGATTTTGGACTATGTAAGCCTTTAGACTGCAGTACTCTTGAAGAGAAGGATTTCTCAGTGGGGGATGGTGCCAATGGAGGTTCCAAGAGTGAAAGCCCCACGGCTCCCAAACGCACTCAGCAAGAGCAGCTAGAAAACTGGCAGAAAAATAGGAGGATGCTT GCTTATTCTACAGTGGGTACACCAGACTATATTGCTCCAGAGGTCCTGCAGAAGAAAGGTTATGGAATGGAATGTGACTG GTGGTCGCTTGGTGCTATTATGTATGAAATGCTCATCGGTTATCCGCCTTTCTATTCTGATGATCCCATGTCAACTTGTAGGAAG ATAGTTAACTGGAAAAATCATTTAAAGTTTCCTGAAGAAGTAAAGCTATCTCGAGAGGCCAAAGATATTACAAGCAAACTTCTTTGCAATGTCACCGAGAGACTTGGTTCCAACGGCACAGATGAAATAAAG GTCCACCCGTGGTTTAAAGGGATAGATTGGGATAAAATATATCAGATGGAAGCTGCTTTCATTCCTGAAGTCAATGATGAATTGGACAcccaaaattttgaaaagtttgAAGAG TCTGAATCTCATTCTCAGAGTACGTCAAGATCTGGTCCGTGGAGAAAG ATGCTCTCGTCTAAGGACATTAACTTTGTCGGGTACACGTACAAGAATTTCAAAGTCGTGAATGATTGTCAAGTGCCTGGAATGG TTGATCTGGAGAAAACAACTGGCAAGCCCAAGAAACCAACAATTAAATCATTGTTTG GGAACGAGTCAGAAACATCAGAAGAGAACTCATGA